The following proteins are encoded in a genomic region of Sorangiineae bacterium MSr12523:
- the sixA gene encoding phosphohistidine phosphatase SixA has translation MKLYVMRHGPAEDFAPSGRDDDRVLSVSGRERVRQVARALATHGEAPKVILTSPLVRAVQTAEIVHAECQIGVPIETRRELAMGARALDLVREVSAARRKRVMVVGHQPDLSGLIAELTGLHINVEKAMVVSITVKSEVPPRLRFVLDPKALQFLKR, from the coding sequence ATGAAGCTCTACGTCATGAGGCATGGGCCCGCGGAGGACTTTGCGCCGAGCGGCCGCGACGATGATCGGGTGTTGAGCGTCAGTGGACGGGAGCGCGTGCGGCAGGTGGCGCGGGCGCTCGCCACCCATGGCGAGGCACCCAAGGTGATTCTCACGAGCCCGCTGGTGCGCGCCGTCCAGACGGCGGAGATCGTCCATGCCGAGTGCCAGATCGGAGTGCCCATCGAGACGCGCCGGGAGCTCGCCATGGGGGCCCGTGCCCTGGACTTGGTGCGCGAGGTGTCGGCGGCGCGGCGAAAGCGCGTCATGGTCGTGGGGCACCAGCCGGATCTTTCCGGTCTCATTGCCGAGCTCACGGGCCTGCACATCAACGTGGAGAAGGCGATGGTCGTTTCCATCACCGTCAAAAGCGAGGTGCCCCCGCGCCTGCGGTTCGTCCTCGATCCGAAGGCGCTTCAATTCCTCAAACGATAG
- the recA gene encoding recombinase RecA, protein MSINDKQDDKNRGKAIELAVASIEKEYGKGSIMRLKEGQTLQPELPVIPSGSIGLDLALGIGGYPRGRIMEVYGPESSGKTTLTLHAIANVQKQGGVAAFVDAEHALDPTYARRLGVKTDELLVSQPDFGEQALEIADMLVRSGAVDLVVVDSVAALVPKAEIEGDMGDSHVGTQARLMSQALRKLTATVSKSNCLLIFINQIRMKIGVMFGSPETTTGGNALKFYSSIRLDIRRIGAIKEAAASSDRKDPMVVGNRTRVKVVKNKMAPPFREVEFDILYGQGISRAGDIVDLATDQGLVEKSGAWFSFQGERIGQGRENAKSYLESHPELMDKLEHMILQKHGVKRIGVTEPAAPATSSGKDGGKEAKESKDAKDAKDAKRPANGAGSKVH, encoded by the coding sequence ATGAGCATCAACGACAAACAGGACGACAAAAACCGGGGCAAGGCCATCGAGCTCGCGGTTGCAAGTATCGAGAAAGAATACGGAAAAGGGTCCATCATGCGGCTCAAGGAGGGGCAGACCCTCCAGCCGGAGCTTCCCGTCATTCCGAGCGGCAGCATCGGGCTCGATCTCGCGTTGGGCATCGGCGGCTATCCCCGCGGACGCATCATGGAAGTGTATGGGCCCGAGTCGAGCGGCAAAACGACGCTCACTCTTCACGCAATTGCGAATGTGCAAAAGCAAGGTGGTGTTGCGGCATTCGTCGATGCAGAGCACGCGCTCGATCCCACATACGCGCGCCGCCTCGGCGTGAAGACCGATGAATTGTTGGTCTCGCAGCCCGACTTCGGCGAGCAGGCCCTCGAGATTGCCGACATGCTCGTGCGCTCGGGCGCGGTGGATCTCGTGGTCGTCGACTCGGTGGCCGCCCTCGTTCCCAAGGCGGAAATCGAAGGCGACATGGGCGATAGCCACGTGGGTACGCAAGCGCGATTGATGTCGCAAGCCCTGCGCAAACTCACGGCCACGGTATCGAAGTCCAATTGCCTTCTCATCTTCATCAATCAAATTCGTATGAAGATTGGAGTCATGTTCGGTTCGCCCGAAACGACGACCGGCGGCAACGCACTCAAGTTCTATTCATCCATCCGTCTCGATATTCGCCGCATCGGCGCCATCAAAGAAGCGGCCGCCTCGAGCGACCGCAAAGACCCCATGGTGGTCGGCAATCGCACGCGCGTGAAGGTCGTGAAGAACAAAATGGCACCTCCCTTCCGGGAAGTGGAATTCGATATTCTTTACGGACAGGGTATCTCGCGCGCGGGCGACATCGTCGATCTCGCCACGGATCAGGGCCTGGTCGAAAAGAGCGGCGCCTGGTTCTCCTTCCAAGGGGAGCGCATCGGTCAAGGCCGCGAGAACGCCAAGTCGTACCTCGAATCGCACCCCGAGCTGATGGACAAGCTCGAACACATGATCCTGCAGAAGCACGGCGTGAAACGCATCGGCGTCACCGAACCTGCGGCCCCCGCCACCTCGTCAGGTAAAGATGGCGGCAAGGAAGCCAAGGAGTCGAAGGACGCAAAAGACGCGAAGGATGCGAAGCGTCCTGCCAACGGGGCGGGCAGCAAGGTTCATTGA
- a CDS encoding (2Fe-2S)-binding protein: MHAKVRIAASDVAFDAPEGSSLLQVLQSNGYPIATSCGGVASCGLCRLTVVRGGDSLSPLRPQELVHLGNVAKVVGLRLACQSKVTGPGPIVVQVPEVEIVEERKRRKAERLRAEDHGLGLPPSSRRTRESPSHPSPTSTSSGSNERRGERVEWRPRVLDKRNGG; this comes from the coding sequence GTGCACGCCAAAGTTCGCATCGCGGCGAGTGACGTTGCCTTCGATGCACCGGAGGGGAGCAGCCTTCTCCAGGTGCTCCAGTCGAATGGTTATCCCATCGCCACGTCGTGTGGCGGGGTCGCATCGTGTGGACTCTGCCGCCTCACGGTGGTCCGCGGGGGGGACTCCCTCTCGCCCCTTCGTCCGCAAGAGCTCGTGCACCTTGGGAACGTCGCCAAGGTCGTCGGGTTGCGCCTCGCCTGTCAGTCGAAGGTGACCGGGCCCGGCCCCATCGTCGTCCAGGTGCCCGAGGTGGAGATCGTCGAGGAGCGAAAGCGCCGCAAAGCCGAACGCCTGCGCGCCGAGGACCATGGTCTCGGGCTTCCGCCGTCGTCCCGCCGCACGCGGGAGTCCCCATCCCACCCATCGCCAACCTCGACCTCGTCGGGCTCGAACGAGCGCCGCGGCGAGCGCGTCGAATGGCGACCCCGCGTGTTGGACAAGCGAAACGGTGGGTGA